Proteins encoded by one window of Akkermansia muciniphila ATCC BAA-835:
- a CDS encoding LTA synthase family protein — protein sequence MIRYYWGRFWPFLLFAFGIEAVENLFTVFFEYRNMDFGLLPLLKTAYVFVTEFAVTMCYWLIPYAVYLWILPRGKAGGKADRWLTSAWFFLFVLANLFEDVAEAFFWNEFEASFNFIAVDYLVYTKEVIGNIYESYPIIPILGGILAASVLAAWGMKRFLLPRNGAVPAGWKRGCVVLFLLACVTGGYWLVDIKDADAVNNRYNSEMAKDGLYSLFSAFLKNELDYRAYYRTLPDAEAAAFLAREFTADDTSVPEASSGSVKRQVRPSEGAIRPNVVVVVMESMGAEFLNECREDGADVTPCLSRLGKEGIFFPNTYATGTRSVRGLEAISTSLPPLPGMSILRQEGNEHLQTIGSIFRDKGYDLKWIYGGYGYFDNMNYFFGNNGFQVLDRNSMADSEVTHSTIWGVCDEDLFRRAVREADESCGRGKPFLQVVFTTSNHRPYTYPEGRIDIPSHTGRMGAVKYADYAVGAFVEEARTKPWFDNTLFVFVGDHGAGSAGKQALNPETHRIFSIFYAPALLKPERRDTPVSQIDVLPTLLGLLNWPYDAAFYGKDALKPSYQSRYFVSNYQYIGYLKGKDMVVLKPQRGVEFFRDGEAVEPDGRMKELEREAVYYYQHASGWRTSLKE from the coding sequence ATGATTCGTTATTATTGGGGGAGGTTTTGGCCGTTCCTCCTGTTTGCGTTCGGCATTGAGGCGGTGGAAAATCTGTTTACGGTATTTTTCGAATACCGCAACATGGATTTCGGGTTGCTTCCCCTCCTGAAAACGGCGTACGTTTTTGTGACGGAGTTTGCCGTCACCATGTGCTACTGGCTTATTCCCTATGCCGTTTATTTGTGGATTCTGCCGCGCGGGAAAGCAGGAGGGAAGGCGGACAGGTGGCTCACCTCCGCATGGTTTTTCCTGTTTGTGCTCGCCAATCTGTTTGAAGATGTGGCGGAAGCCTTTTTCTGGAACGAGTTTGAAGCCAGCTTCAATTTCATTGCGGTGGATTACCTGGTTTACACCAAGGAGGTTATCGGGAATATTTACGAGTCCTATCCCATCATTCCTATTCTGGGCGGCATTCTGGCGGCGTCCGTTCTGGCCGCCTGGGGAATGAAGAGGTTCCTGCTTCCCAGGAACGGGGCGGTTCCCGCCGGATGGAAACGGGGCTGTGTGGTGCTGTTCCTGCTGGCCTGCGTCACGGGGGGATATTGGCTGGTGGATATCAAGGATGCGGATGCCGTGAACAACCGTTATAATTCGGAAATGGCCAAGGATGGCCTTTACAGCCTGTTCAGCGCCTTTCTCAAGAATGAACTGGATTACCGCGCTTATTACCGGACGCTGCCGGATGCGGAAGCGGCGGCGTTTCTGGCCCGGGAGTTCACGGCGGATGACACGTCCGTGCCGGAGGCTTCGTCCGGCAGCGTAAAGAGGCAGGTGCGTCCTTCCGAGGGGGCTATCCGCCCGAATGTCGTGGTTGTGGTCATGGAGAGCATGGGAGCGGAATTTTTGAACGAGTGCCGGGAAGACGGGGCTGACGTCACTCCGTGCCTGAGCCGTCTGGGAAAGGAAGGCATTTTTTTCCCGAATACTTATGCCACGGGCACCCGTTCCGTACGCGGTCTGGAAGCAATCAGCACATCCCTGCCGCCGCTTCCCGGCATGTCCATCCTTCGCCAGGAAGGAAACGAGCATTTGCAGACCATAGGTTCCATATTCAGGGACAAGGGATATGATCTCAAATGGATTTACGGCGGCTACGGGTATTTTGACAACATGAATTATTTTTTCGGGAACAACGGGTTTCAGGTTCTGGACCGTAATTCCATGGCTGATTCCGAGGTGACCCATTCCACCATTTGGGGCGTTTGCGATGAAGATTTGTTCCGCCGCGCCGTACGGGAGGCGGATGAATCCTGCGGACGCGGCAAGCCGTTTTTGCAGGTGGTGTTTACCACGTCCAACCACCGCCCCTACACGTATCCGGAAGGGCGCATTGACATTCCTTCCCACACGGGGCGCATGGGGGCCGTGAAATACGCGGATTATGCGGTAGGCGCCTTTGTGGAGGAGGCCAGAACCAAACCCTGGTTTGACAACACGCTGTTCGTGTTCGTAGGAGACCACGGCGCCGGGAGCGCGGGAAAGCAGGCCCTCAATCCGGAAACGCACCGCATTTTTTCCATTTTCTACGCTCCGGCTCTGCTGAAACCGGAACGGCGGGACACTCCCGTGAGCCAGATTGACGTGCTGCCCACCCTGCTGGGGCTGTTGAACTGGCCGTATGATGCGGCCTTTTATGGGAAGGATGCCTTGAAGCCTTCCTATCAATCCCGGTATTTTGTGAGCAATTACCAATATATCGGCTATTTGAAGGGGAAAGACATGGTGGTGCTCAAACCCCAGCGCGGAGTGGAATTTTTCCGGGACGGAGAGGCCGTTGAGCCGGACGGGCGGATGAAAGAGCTGGAAAGGGAAGCGGTTTATTACTATCAGCACGCTTCCGGCTGGCGCACCAGTTTGAAAGAATAA
- a CDS encoding prenyltransferase/squalene oxidase repeat-containing protein, translating to MSLHIESTENALAELKKQRTKTLTAAISVSFLGIALMGLLLYLVHIIVAVPEDPPMVAYATQEGDNPDIDTPEVTQTTQRPSSSSTSAQVKVIAAVATADVAVVNPDIEVDVPSEELSMGIDIGDGFGTGTGDGDGGGIPGIISKRCDLNDRMKRITENGGTPQCEEAVVKSLRWLKKQQNKDGSWGGAPHNYKCAMTGMALLSYLAHCETPLSEEFGETVLKGISFLVDQGMKNPVLSLVPQRNEVSYDHAVATYALCEAYTFCKQMDIPSISNLEKVVIKAVDKIVDNQNTDGGWAYNYNTKAGAHTDLSVTGWNVQALKAAEHGGIRPSKGEIRTALRKAAAYCRKCGKPDGLFTYMQEGREDAAARPSLVGVGVLSLQMCGNGSDSAARKGLDWMLKNTNQPFNWKANNTSSNLYQHYYGVQAAMNRGGDVWKAYNKAFRDSTLGAQATDGSFTPNGFPGPGGLVNSNGGSINDKIYRQCLATLMLEVYYRFLPGTGEGTRNS from the coding sequence ATGAGTCTGCATATTGAAAGTACTGAAAATGCCCTTGCGGAATTGAAGAAGCAGCGGACCAAGACACTAACCGCCGCCATTTCCGTCTCCTTCCTCGGCATCGCCCTCATGGGCCTCCTCCTCTACCTGGTGCACATCATCGTGGCCGTTCCGGAAGATCCCCCCATGGTCGCCTACGCCACCCAGGAAGGCGACAACCCGGACATCGACACGCCGGAAGTTACCCAGACCACCCAGCGCCCCAGCAGTTCCTCCACCTCCGCGCAGGTGAAGGTCATCGCCGCTGTCGCCACGGCGGACGTCGCGGTGGTCAACCCGGATATTGAGGTGGACGTCCCCTCGGAAGAACTCTCCATGGGCATCGATATCGGCGACGGCTTCGGCACCGGCACGGGCGACGGAGACGGGGGAGGCATTCCCGGCATCATCTCCAAGCGCTGCGATTTGAACGACCGCATGAAGCGCATTACGGAAAACGGGGGCACCCCGCAGTGTGAGGAAGCTGTAGTCAAATCCCTCCGCTGGCTGAAAAAACAGCAGAATAAAGACGGTTCCTGGGGCGGGGCTCCCCATAATTACAAATGCGCCATGACAGGGATGGCTCTCCTCTCCTACCTGGCCCACTGCGAAACGCCTCTTTCCGAAGAATTCGGGGAAACTGTCCTGAAGGGCATCTCTTTCCTGGTGGATCAGGGCATGAAAAATCCCGTTCTCTCCCTGGTTCCCCAGAGGAACGAAGTCAGCTATGACCACGCGGTAGCCACCTATGCCCTGTGCGAAGCCTACACCTTCTGCAAGCAGATGGACATCCCCTCTATCTCCAATCTGGAAAAAGTCGTCATAAAGGCCGTTGATAAGATTGTGGACAATCAAAATACCGACGGCGGCTGGGCCTACAATTACAACACGAAGGCGGGCGCTCATACGGACCTTTCCGTCACCGGATGGAACGTACAGGCCCTCAAGGCCGCCGAACATGGCGGCATCCGCCCCTCCAAAGGCGAAATACGCACGGCCCTGCGCAAAGCCGCGGCCTATTGCCGGAAATGCGGCAAGCCCGACGGCCTCTTCACCTACATGCAGGAAGGCAGGGAAGACGCCGCAGCACGTCCCTCCCTGGTGGGCGTAGGCGTTCTTTCCCTTCAAATGTGCGGCAACGGTTCGGACAGCGCCGCCCGCAAGGGTCTGGACTGGATGCTTAAGAACACCAACCAGCCGTTTAACTGGAAGGCGAACAATACTTCCTCCAACCTCTACCAGCACTATTACGGGGTACAGGCCGCCATGAACCGCGGAGGAGATGTATGGAAAGCGTACAACAAGGCCTTCCGTGATTCCACCCTCGGAGCCCAGGCCACCGATGGAAGCTTCACCCCGAACGGATTCCCGGGACCGGGGGGTCTCGTGAACAGCAATGGAGGTTCCATCAATGACAAAATTTACCGCCAGTGCCTCGCTACGCTGATGCTGGAGGTGTATTACCGCTTCCTTCCCGGCACGGGGGAAGGCACCAGGAATTCCTAA
- a CDS encoding STAS domain-containing protein yields MNNNSSILFGLFDEFLWIRCSGRGSFANSPTVKSLGDDYIASGGRLIVIDLETCSGIDSTFMGTLAGLSRRLLPIGGSVQIASPSERCLSALESLGLDALLSIEPPTAPWRGKVEQIRAALGTENAPSVHLDAKEQTLHVLNSHLTLSEMSEENEEKFRNVTDCLKEELERQKDQ; encoded by the coding sequence GTGAATAACAATTCTTCCATCCTTTTCGGCCTTTTTGATGAATTTCTTTGGATCCGGTGTTCCGGACGCGGAAGTTTTGCCAATAGTCCGACTGTCAAATCCCTGGGGGACGATTACATCGCTTCCGGAGGGCGTCTGATCGTCATTGATCTGGAAACTTGCTCCGGCATTGACTCCACCTTCATGGGCACTCTTGCGGGCCTGTCCCGACGGCTGCTTCCCATCGGGGGATCCGTCCAAATCGCTTCCCCGAGCGAACGCTGCCTGAGCGCCCTGGAAAGCCTGGGGCTGGACGCCCTGCTCAGCATTGAACCGCCCACAGCCCCCTGGAGGGGAAAAGTAGAGCAGATACGTGCCGCCCTGGGTACTGAAAATGCCCCTTCCGTTCACTTGGATGCCAAGGAGCAAACTCTCCACGTTCTCAACTCCCATTTGACCCTGAGCGAAATGAGCGAAGAGAACGAAGAAAAATTCCGCAACGTAACCGACTGCCTGAAAGAAGAATTGGAACGGCAGAAAGATCAATAA
- a CDS encoding glycoside hydrolase family 95 protein, whose product MHFQSLYLSAVAVSAVSFGWGALDKPSASNLIWSDEPAVVVYPQEDKNSEGSFGKYRKPASVWEAEGYPIGNGRVGAMIFSAPGRERLALNEISLWSGGANPGGGYGYGPDAGTNQFGNYLPFGDLFVDFKKGDQPASLSVEDFTRSLDLRDGIHKVNYKADGVTYDREAFSSTPANVLVLNYKASKPGQFSADFSVNSQLGADISAKGSVITWKGMLKNGMNYEGRVLIRPKGGTLSASGDKISVKNADSCMVVIAMETDYLMDYKKDWKGESPSRKLDRYAAKAASADYAALKQAHISQYKSMFDRVKVNFGKTEEDVAKLPTPKRLEAYKKNPADPDLEETMFQFGRYLLLSSSRPGTLPANLQGLWNDYVKPPWACDYHNNINVQMAYWGAEPANLSECHEALVNYVEAMAPGCRDASQANKGFNTKDGKPVRGWTVRTSQNIFGGNGWQWNIPGAAWYALHIWEHYAFTGDRKYLEKQAYPLMKEICHFWEDHLKELGAGGEGFKTNGKDPSEEEKKDLADVKAGTLVAPNGWSPEHGPREDGVMHDQQLIAELFSNTIKAARILGKDAAWAKSLEGKLKRLAGNKIGKEGNLQEWMIDRIPKTDHRHTSHLFAVFPGNQISKLKTPKLAEAARLSLEWRGTTGDSRRSWTWPWRTALWARLGEGNKAHEMVQGLLKFNTLPNMLTTHPPMQMDGNFGIVGGICEMLVQSHAGGLDIMPSPVEAWPEGSVKGLKARGNVTVDFSWKDGKVSNVKLYSAQPKVLPVRVNGKMTRMKTLPLKSGAGSSQPAAR is encoded by the coding sequence ATGCATTTCCAATCTCTATATTTATCTGCCGTGGCGGTAAGTGCCGTTTCTTTCGGGTGGGGGGCTCTGGATAAGCCTTCCGCCTCCAATTTGATCTGGTCTGATGAACCGGCCGTAGTTGTTTATCCGCAGGAAGACAAAAATTCCGAGGGCAGTTTTGGCAAGTACAGAAAGCCTGCCTCCGTCTGGGAAGCGGAGGGGTATCCCATTGGCAATGGTCGCGTTGGAGCCATGATTTTCAGCGCTCCCGGCCGCGAGCGGCTGGCCCTGAATGAAATCAGCCTTTGGTCCGGAGGTGCCAATCCGGGGGGAGGGTACGGTTACGGGCCTGATGCCGGAACGAACCAGTTCGGCAACTATCTTCCCTTTGGGGATTTGTTTGTGGACTTTAAAAAAGGCGACCAACCGGCTTCCCTGTCTGTGGAAGATTTTACGCGCTCCCTGGATCTCCGGGACGGCATTCATAAAGTGAATTACAAGGCGGACGGCGTAACGTATGACCGGGAGGCATTCTCCAGCACGCCTGCCAACGTCCTGGTGCTGAATTATAAAGCCAGCAAACCCGGCCAATTCAGCGCGGATTTTTCCGTTAACAGCCAGCTTGGAGCAGATATTTCCGCCAAGGGATCCGTCATCACCTGGAAGGGGATGTTGAAAAACGGCATGAATTATGAAGGCCGCGTTTTGATCCGTCCCAAAGGCGGTACGCTTTCTGCCTCGGGAGATAAAATTTCCGTGAAAAATGCGGATTCCTGCATGGTCGTCATCGCCATGGAGACGGATTACCTGATGGATTATAAAAAGGACTGGAAGGGTGAATCTCCCTCCAGGAAGCTGGACCGTTATGCGGCCAAAGCCGCTTCTGCGGATTATGCCGCCCTGAAACAGGCCCACATTTCCCAGTACAAGTCCATGTTTGACCGGGTGAAGGTCAACTTCGGAAAAACGGAGGAGGATGTAGCCAAGCTGCCTACGCCAAAACGTCTGGAGGCCTATAAGAAAAATCCGGCAGACCCCGATTTGGAGGAAACCATGTTCCAGTTTGGCCGATATCTGCTGTTGTCCAGTTCCCGGCCCGGCACGCTACCGGCCAACCTGCAAGGGTTGTGGAACGATTATGTCAAACCGCCGTGGGCCTGCGACTACCATAACAACATCAACGTCCAGATGGCGTATTGGGGGGCGGAACCCGCCAATCTTTCCGAATGCCATGAGGCCCTGGTCAATTATGTGGAGGCAATGGCCCCCGGCTGCCGGGACGCTTCCCAGGCGAACAAGGGGTTCAATACCAAGGACGGTAAACCCGTGCGCGGCTGGACGGTGCGCACCTCCCAGAATATCTTCGGTGGCAACGGCTGGCAGTGGAACATTCCCGGTGCGGCCTGGTATGCGCTGCATATATGGGAACATTATGCATTTACCGGTGATAGAAAGTATCTGGAAAAACAGGCGTATCCCCTGATGAAGGAAATCTGTCATTTCTGGGAAGACCATTTGAAGGAACTGGGAGCCGGGGGCGAAGGGTTCAAGACAAACGGCAAGGATCCGAGCGAAGAGGAGAAGAAGGATCTGGCCGATGTGAAAGCCGGAACTCTGGTGGCTCCCAATGGCTGGTCTCCCGAACATGGGCCGCGTGAAGACGGTGTGATGCATGACCAGCAGCTCATTGCGGAGCTTTTCTCCAATACCATCAAAGCCGCCCGCATTCTGGGCAAGGACGCCGCCTGGGCCAAGAGCCTGGAGGGCAAGCTGAAAAGGCTGGCCGGCAACAAGATAGGCAAGGAAGGGAATCTTCAGGAATGGATGATTGACCGCATTCCCAAGACGGACCACCGCCATACGTCCCACCTTTTTGCCGTTTTCCCCGGCAACCAGATCAGCAAGCTCAAGACGCCCAAGCTGGCGGAAGCCGCCCGCCTTTCCTTGGAATGGCGCGGCACGACCGGAGACAGCCGCCGTTCCTGGACGTGGCCGTGGCGCACGGCTCTGTGGGCCCGCCTGGGCGAGGGGAACAAGGCTCATGAAATGGTTCAGGGACTCTTGAAATTCAACACTTTGCCGAATATGCTGACTACTCATCCCCCTATGCAGATGGACGGCAACTTCGGCATTGTAGGCGGCATTTGTGAAATGTTGGTGCAATCCCATGCCGGGGGCCTGGACATCATGCCCTCTCCCGTGGAAGCGTGGCCTGAAGGTTCCGTGAAAGGGCTGAAAGCCCGGGGCAACGTCACGGTGGATTTTTCCTGGAAGGACGGCAAGGTAAGCAACGTGAAGTTGTATTCCGCCCAACCCAAGGTGTTGCCCGTGCGCGTTAACGGGAAGATGACCCGCATGAAAACCCTGCCGCTGAAATCGGGAGCGGGATCTTCGCAGCCCGCGGCCAGGTAA
- the galE gene encoding UDP-glucose 4-epimerase GalE, giving the protein MKVLVTGGAGYIGSHTVRQLVKTGADVTVLDNMVYGHAGALVDPEVKLVKGDLGDASVVYPLLMKGNFDAVIHFAAFINVGESVQNPLKYYMNNIARPLVLLGAMQAAGVKRFVFSSTCATYGVPTQIPIPETEKQDPINPYGSSKYMLEKVCRDCDRAWGLKSVFLRYFNASGCSEDGLIGEDHEPETHLIPNILLTLTGEKEYIEVFGTDYDTPDGTCIRDYIHVNDLADAHLKAVDYLMKGGATECFNLGTGLGLSVREILETAEKVTGKKIPVRYGPRREGDPPRLIANPKKAKEILGWEARCKDAGAIVETAWKWMTGPRRGHY; this is encoded by the coding sequence ATGAAAGTACTTGTAACCGGCGGAGCCGGATATATTGGTTCCCACACGGTACGCCAGCTCGTCAAAACCGGCGCAGACGTGACCGTGCTGGACAACATGGTGTACGGCCACGCGGGAGCCCTCGTGGACCCGGAAGTGAAACTGGTCAAAGGGGATTTGGGAGATGCCTCCGTGGTATATCCTCTCCTGATGAAGGGCAACTTTGACGCCGTGATTCACTTTGCCGCCTTCATCAATGTGGGGGAATCCGTCCAGAACCCCCTCAAGTACTACATGAACAACATCGCCAGGCCCCTCGTCCTTCTGGGCGCCATGCAAGCCGCCGGCGTCAAGCGCTTTGTTTTCTCCTCCACCTGCGCCACGTATGGCGTTCCCACCCAGATCCCTATCCCGGAAACGGAAAAGCAGGATCCTATCAATCCTTACGGGAGTTCCAAGTACATGCTGGAAAAAGTTTGCAGGGACTGCGACCGCGCCTGGGGTCTCAAAAGCGTTTTTCTGCGCTATTTTAATGCCTCAGGCTGCAGCGAGGACGGCTTGATTGGTGAAGACCACGAACCAGAAACCCACCTTATCCCCAACATCCTGCTCACGCTGACTGGGGAAAAGGAATACATCGAAGTCTTCGGAACGGATTACGACACGCCGGACGGCACCTGCATCCGCGACTACATCCACGTCAACGACCTGGCGGACGCCCACTTAAAAGCGGTGGACTACCTGATGAAAGGCGGGGCCACAGAATGCTTCAACCTCGGAACCGGCCTGGGACTTTCCGTCCGGGAAATCCTGGAAACGGCTGAAAAAGTCACCGGCAAAAAAATTCCCGTCCGCTACGGCCCGCGCCGTGAAGGCGACCCGCCCCGCCTGATTGCCAACCCGAAGAAAGCCAAGGAAATCCTCGGCTGGGAAGCCAGGTGCAAGGATGCCGGGGCCATTGTGGAAACCGCATGGAAGTGGATGACCGGCCCGCGCCGCGGCCACTATTAA
- a CDS encoding DUF2851 family protein, whose amino-acid sequence MDLRSMASLYEEALSAAREEGPAAVREHSVSNHSALPDERTLQLLLLEGVFGTSFTDDSGRDVHILDFGNWNKSAGPDFLNARICINGVPQSGDIELDPAPEDWERHGHGSNPGFNGVILHLACAPSRRKWFTRNARHERVPLAVIPPATLARSGTSPSGNAPVRHCRHSGLLASMAPEFLETLLQSAAAYRFRNKHRRHAERAKYAGEEQALFENLAETLGYHANKTAMRHLALRAPLRSIRNCPEALLFGTAGFLLPVLPASCTPEAVELHKKLWAQWWPLRAQFELAPDRSFPWTYSGNRPANHPQRRVGALAVITADFDAFKRLCLAGHTEELTKYLSSLTHPYWSTHVTLPSPPSPRPMALMGRDRILDFIINHLLPMKDDEHAWKHYLSLRAGQAGTKVLSVHQSLLGGRPDAHAFLAKAWHHQALLQIHEDLCSLHSCAICSLLRQMEKK is encoded by the coding sequence ATGGACCTGCGCTCCATGGCCTCCCTGTATGAGGAAGCCCTTTCCGCAGCAAGGGAAGAAGGGCCGGCCGCCGTCAGGGAACATTCCGTTTCCAATCATTCCGCCCTTCCGGACGAGCGGACTCTTCAGCTTCTTCTTCTGGAAGGAGTATTCGGAACCTCTTTTACGGATGATTCAGGCAGGGACGTTCACATTCTGGATTTCGGGAACTGGAATAAATCCGCCGGACCGGACTTTCTAAACGCCAGGATATGCATTAATGGCGTCCCGCAATCGGGAGATATCGAACTGGATCCCGCGCCGGAAGACTGGGAACGCCACGGGCACGGTTCCAACCCGGGGTTTAACGGCGTTATCCTGCACCTCGCCTGTGCGCCCAGCCGCAGGAAATGGTTCACCCGCAATGCCAGGCATGAACGCGTTCCTCTGGCTGTCATTCCCCCCGCTACGCTGGCGCGGTCAGGAACATCCCCTTCCGGCAACGCCCCGGTACGCCACTGCCGCCACTCCGGACTGCTGGCATCCATGGCTCCGGAGTTTCTGGAAACACTCCTCCAATCAGCGGCAGCCTACAGGTTCCGGAACAAGCACCGCCGCCATGCGGAACGCGCCAAATACGCAGGAGAGGAACAGGCCCTTTTTGAAAACCTGGCGGAAACGCTGGGCTATCACGCCAACAAAACCGCCATGCGCCACCTGGCCCTGCGGGCGCCCCTGCGTTCCATCCGGAACTGTCCGGAAGCCCTGCTTTTCGGTACGGCGGGCTTCCTCCTTCCCGTTCTTCCGGCCTCCTGCACACCGGAAGCCGTAGAACTCCACAAAAAACTCTGGGCTCAATGGTGGCCCCTGCGGGCGCAATTTGAACTGGCACCGGACCGCTCCTTTCCCTGGACGTATTCCGGCAACAGGCCGGCCAACCATCCGCAGAGGCGCGTAGGGGCGCTGGCCGTCATCACAGCAGATTTTGATGCGTTTAAGCGTCTTTGCCTTGCCGGACATACGGAAGAGCTGACGAAGTACCTCTCCTCCCTTACACACCCCTACTGGAGTACCCATGTAACGCTTCCTTCCCCACCGTCTCCCCGCCCCATGGCCCTGATGGGCCGGGATAGAATTCTGGACTTCATCATCAATCACCTTCTCCCGATGAAAGATGACGAACATGCATGGAAGCATTATCTTTCCCTCCGGGCCGGACAGGCGGGAACAAAAGTCCTCTCCGTCCACCAATCCCTGCTGGGCGGCAGGCCGGATGCACACGCCTTTCTTGCGAAAGCCTGGCACCACCAAGCATTGCTTCAAATTCACGAAGACCTGTGTTCCCTCCATTCCTGCGCCATTTGCTCCCTGCTCAGGCAGATGGAAAAGAAATGA
- a CDS encoding prenyltransferase/squalene oxidase repeat-containing protein, producing MSLHIESTENALAELKKQRTKTLTAAISVSFLGIALMGLLLYLVHIIVAVPEDPPMVAYATQEGDNPDIDTPEVTQTTQRPSSSSTSAQVKVIAAVATADVAVVNPDIEVDVPSEELSMGIDIGDGFGTGTGDGDGGGIPGIISKRCDLNDRMKRITENGGTPQCEEAVVKSLRWLKKQQNGNGSWGEGQFRASMTGISLLAYLAHCETPLSEEFGENVLKGISFLVDLGMKNPVLSEQPALKEICYDHAVATYALCEAYTFCKQMDIPSISNLEKVVVKAVDRIIDAQCPNGGWGYSYNNKINPDIDLSVTGWNVQALKAAEHGGVKPTKGEIRSTLRKASSYVRKNVMPDGKFSYKENGNMPRSSLVGVGVLSLQMTGNGSDSAARKGLDWIKNNVKNLQWGQGSGTENVKSNLYMHYYCVQAAMNRGGDVWTSYNKAFRDAVLSGQNADGSFRKNDVGYVSGMSNKSENIYRQCLATLMLETYYRFLPGTGEGTKNS from the coding sequence ATGAGTCTCCACATTGAAAGTACTGAAAATGCCCTTGCGGAATTGAAGAAGCAGCGGACCAAGACACTGACCGCCGCCATTTCCGTCTCCTTCCTCGGCATCGCCCTCATGGGCCTCCTCCTCTACCTGGTGCACATCATCGTGGCCGTTCCGGAAGATCCCCCCATGGTCGCCTATGCCACCCAGGAAGGCGACAACCCGGACATCGACACGCCGGAAGTTACCCAGACCACCCAGCGCCCCAGCAGTTCCTCCACCTCCGCGCAGGTGAAGGTCATCGCCGCCGTCGCCACGGCGGACGTCGCGGTGGTCAACCCGGATATTGAGGTGGACGTCCCCTCGGAAGAACTTTCCATGGGCATCGACATCGGCGACGGCTTCGGCACCGGCACGGGCGACGGAGACGGGGGAGGCATTCCCGGCATCATCTCCAAGCGCTGCGATTTGAACGACCGCATGAAGCGCATCACGGAAAACGGAGGCACTCCGCAGTGCGAGGAAGCCGTAGTCAAATCCCTCCGCTGGCTGAAAAAACAGCAGAACGGCAACGGCTCCTGGGGTGAAGGACAATTCCGCGCTTCCATGACCGGCATTTCCCTGCTGGCCTACCTGGCCCACTGTGAAACCCCTCTTTCCGAGGAATTCGGAGAAAACGTCCTGAAAGGCATTTCCTTCCTGGTGGACTTAGGCATGAAAAACCCCGTCCTTTCGGAACAGCCCGCCCTGAAGGAAATCTGTTATGACCACGCGGTAGCCACCTATGCCCTGTGCGAAGCCTACACCTTCTGCAAGCAGATGGACATCCCCTCCATCTCCAATCTGGAAAAGGTCGTCGTAAAAGCCGTGGACAGGATTATTGACGCCCAGTGCCCCAACGGGGGTTGGGGCTACAGCTACAACAACAAGATTAATCCGGACATCGACCTTTCCGTCACCGGATGGAACGTACAGGCCCTCAAGGCTGCCGAACACGGCGGCGTCAAGCCTACCAAAGGGGAAATCCGCTCCACGCTGCGCAAGGCCTCAAGCTACGTGCGCAAGAACGTCATGCCGGACGGTAAGTTTTCCTATAAGGAAAACGGCAATATGCCCCGTTCCTCCCTGGTAGGCGTGGGCGTGCTTTCTCTGCAAATGACGGGCAACGGCTCGGACAGCGCCGCCCGCAAGGGTCTGGACTGGATCAAAAACAATGTCAAAAACCTCCAGTGGGGCCAGGGAAGCGGCACGGAAAACGTCAAGAGCAATCTCTACATGCATTACTACTGCGTGCAGGCTGCCATGAACCGCGGAGGAGACGTATGGACCTCTTACAACAAAGCATTCCGGGACGCCGTGCTCAGCGGCCAGAATGCGGACGGCAGTTTCCGGAAAAATGACGTAGGATACGTTTCCGGCATGAGCAATAAATCTGAAAACATCTACCGCCAGTGCCTGGCAACGCTGATGCTGGAAACCTATTACCGTTTCCTGCCTGGTACGGGGGAAGGCACCAAGAACTCCTGA